The following coding sequences lie in one Mycobacterium gordonae genomic window:
- the rplI gene encoding 50S ribosomal protein L9, protein MKLILTADVDHLGSVGDTVEVKDGYGRNFLLPRGLAIVASRGAQRQADDIRRARETKTVRDREHANEIKTAIQALGSVSLPVKTASDSGKLFGSVTAGDVVAAIKKAGGPNLDKRIVRLPKAHIKAVGTHPVVVHLHPEIDVEVALEVVGES, encoded by the coding sequence ATGAAGCTGATTCTCACGGCTGACGTCGACCACCTCGGTTCCGTCGGCGACACGGTTGAAGTCAAGGACGGGTACGGCCGCAATTTCCTGCTGCCTCGTGGTCTGGCGATTGTCGCCTCGCGCGGCGCGCAGCGACAGGCCGACGACATCCGTCGAGCCCGCGAAACCAAGACGGTCCGCGACCGCGAGCACGCCAACGAGATCAAGACCGCCATCCAGGCGCTCGGATCGGTCTCGCTGCCGGTGAAGACCGCCTCCGACAGCGGCAAGCTGTTCGGCTCGGTCACTGCCGGTGACGTGGTGGCCGCCATCAAGAAGGCCGGCGGTCCGAACCTCGACAAGCGGATCGTCCGGCTGCCCAAGGCTCACATCAAGGCGGTCGGTACGCACCCGGTGGTGGTGCACCTGCACCCCGAGATCGACGTCGAAGTCGCGCTCGAAGTCGTCGGCGAGAGCTAA
- a CDS encoding replicative DNA helicase, whose translation MAVVDDMPHPGMDTPPPSEDYGRQPPQDLAAEQSVLGGMLLSKDAIADVLERLRPSDFYRPAHQNVYDAILDLYGRGEPADAVTVAAELDRRGLLRRIGGAPYLHTLISTVPTAANAGYYAGIVAEKALLRRLVEAGTRVVQYGYAGADGADVAEIVDRAQAEIYEVAERRTSEDFVPLEDLLQPTMDEIDAIASNGGISRGVPTGFTELDEVTNGLHPGQMIIVAARPGVGKALALNTPLPTPTGWTTMGDVAVGDELLDADGAPTLVMAATEILLGRPCYEIEFSDGTTIVADAQHLWPTGYGIRTSAQLRSGLDTIVPAGSAGHHVAVMAPVLQIVSVRRVPSVAVRCVEVDNSAHLYLAGRGMVPTHNSTLGLDFMRSCSIKHRMASVIFSLEMSKSEIVMRLLSAEAKIKLADMRSGRMTDDDWTRLARRMSEISEAPLYIDDSPNLTMMEIRAKARRLRQKANLKLVVVDYLQLMTSGKKVESRQIEVSEFSRHLKLLAKELEVPVVAISQLNRGPEQRTDKKPMLSDLRESGCVTAGTRILRADTGAEVTLGELMRTGERPLVWSVNERLRMVARPMTNVFPSGHKEVFRLRLASGREVEATGNHPFMKLEGWTPLAQLKIGDRVAVPQRVPEPVDTQRMDDCEVMLLAHMIGDGSCVKRQPIRYASVDEAKLAAVTVSAAYFDVRAVRDDYAAARVTTLRLPAPKRLTHGRRNPIAVWLDGLGLFGKRSYEKFVPEAVFRCPNDQVALFLRHLWATDGSVRWDAKVGQGRIYYASTSRRLIDDVAQLLLRMGIFARIKLAKKLGYRDSWHLCIYGTENQVRFLRHVGVHGGKSVAGQEVLSHLEAVVRNPNQDTVPLAVWDRVRNALSVKKMTHRQFAAAMGTQFCGSIMWKHSPSRSRLHRAAALLADNDIHALATSDVFWDTIVEITSIGIHDVYDGTVDGTHNFVANGINLHNSLEQDADMVILLNRPDAFERDDPRGGEADFILAKHRNGPTRTVTVAHQLHLSRFANMAR comes from the coding sequence GTGGCGGTCGTCGATGACATGCCTCACCCGGGGATGGACACCCCGCCACCCAGTGAGGACTACGGTCGCCAGCCTCCCCAGGATCTCGCCGCGGAACAGTCGGTGCTGGGCGGGATGCTGCTGAGCAAGGACGCCATCGCCGACGTGTTGGAGCGGCTGCGGCCGAGCGACTTCTATCGCCCCGCCCACCAGAACGTCTACGACGCCATTCTCGACCTGTACGGCCGCGGTGAGCCGGCGGACGCCGTGACGGTGGCCGCGGAACTGGACCGTCGCGGGCTGCTCCGACGCATCGGTGGTGCACCGTATCTGCACACGCTGATCTCGACCGTGCCGACGGCCGCCAACGCCGGCTACTACGCGGGCATCGTCGCCGAGAAGGCGCTGCTTCGTCGCCTGGTCGAGGCGGGTACCCGGGTGGTGCAGTACGGGTACGCCGGCGCTGACGGGGCTGACGTAGCTGAGATCGTCGACCGGGCCCAGGCCGAGATCTACGAGGTCGCTGAGCGGCGCACCTCCGAAGACTTCGTGCCCCTGGAGGACCTGCTGCAGCCGACGATGGACGAGATCGACGCCATCGCCTCCAACGGCGGCATCTCGCGCGGTGTGCCGACCGGCTTCACCGAACTCGACGAGGTGACCAACGGGTTGCATCCCGGGCAGATGATTATCGTGGCGGCGCGGCCGGGGGTGGGGAAGGCACTGGCGCTCAACACGCCGCTGCCCACGCCGACCGGCTGGACGACGATGGGTGATGTCGCCGTTGGCGATGAGCTGCTCGACGCCGACGGAGCGCCGACCCTAGTCATGGCCGCCACCGAGATCCTGCTGGGCCGCCCCTGCTATGAGATCGAATTCTCCGACGGCACGACGATCGTCGCTGACGCTCAACACCTTTGGCCGACCGGTTACGGCATCCGCACGTCGGCACAACTGCGGAGCGGCCTGGACACCATCGTCCCCGCCGGCTCCGCTGGGCATCACGTCGCCGTTATGGCGCCGGTCCTGCAGATTGTGTCGGTCCGCCGTGTTCCGAGCGTTGCCGTGCGCTGCGTCGAGGTGGACAACTCTGCGCACCTCTACCTCGCCGGGCGCGGGATGGTGCCGACCCACAACTCAACCTTGGGGCTGGACTTCATGCGGTCGTGCTCCATCAAACACCGTATGGCCAGCGTCATCTTCTCGCTGGAAATGAGCAAGTCCGAGATCGTGATGCGGCTGCTGTCTGCGGAAGCGAAAATCAAACTCGCCGATATGCGTTCGGGCCGGATGACCGACGATGACTGGACCCGTCTGGCGCGGCGGATGAGCGAGATCAGCGAGGCGCCGCTGTATATCGACGATTCGCCGAACCTGACCATGATGGAGATTCGGGCCAAGGCGCGTCGGCTGCGGCAGAAGGCCAATCTGAAGCTCGTCGTGGTCGACTATCTGCAGCTGATGACGTCGGGCAAAAAGGTGGAGTCCCGACAGATCGAAGTGTCGGAATTCTCAAGGCATCTCAAGCTGCTCGCCAAGGAGCTCGAGGTTCCGGTAGTCGCGATCAGCCAGCTGAACCGCGGTCCCGAGCAACGCACCGATAAGAAGCCGATGCTGTCCGACCTTCGCGAGTCGGGTTGCGTGACTGCCGGGACCCGTATCCTCCGGGCCGATACCGGCGCCGAGGTCACCTTGGGTGAGCTGATGCGCACCGGAGAGCGTCCTCTGGTTTGGTCAGTGAACGAGCGGCTGCGGATGGTCGCCCGGCCAATGACGAATGTATTTCCGAGCGGGCACAAGGAGGTGTTCCGACTGCGGCTGGCTTCCGGGCGAGAGGTCGAGGCCACCGGCAACCACCCCTTCATGAAGTTAGAGGGTTGGACGCCCCTGGCGCAGTTGAAGATTGGCGACCGCGTTGCAGTGCCGCAGCGCGTGCCGGAGCCCGTTGACACGCAGCGGATGGACGATTGTGAAGTCATGCTGCTCGCCCACATGATCGGCGACGGGTCATGTGTGAAGCGTCAACCGATCCGCTATGCCTCGGTGGACGAAGCCAAGCTCGCCGCGGTGACGGTGTCGGCTGCCTATTTCGATGTGCGAGCCGTTCGCGACGACTACGCAGCCGCTCGGGTGACCACCCTGCGGCTGCCCGCGCCGAAGCGCCTGACGCACGGTCGACGCAATCCGATCGCGGTCTGGCTTGATGGGCTGGGTCTATTCGGTAAGCGCAGCTATGAGAAATTCGTGCCGGAAGCGGTATTCCGTTGTCCCAACGATCAGGTGGCGCTGTTCCTGCGGCATCTGTGGGCGACGGACGGGTCGGTGCGGTGGGACGCCAAGGTGGGCCAGGGACGCATCTACTATGCGTCCACAAGTCGTCGTCTCATCGACGACGTTGCTCAGCTGTTGCTGCGGATGGGTATTTTCGCGCGGATCAAACTGGCGAAGAAGCTCGGCTACCGGGACTCTTGGCACCTGTGTATCTACGGCACGGAGAACCAGGTCCGCTTCCTTCGCCATGTCGGCGTGCACGGCGGGAAATCGGTAGCCGGGCAAGAGGTGCTGTCCCACCTGGAAGCGGTCGTCCGCAATCCCAACCAGGACACTGTGCCGCTCGCGGTGTGGGATCGGGTTCGAAATGCGCTGTCCGTAAAGAAGATGACGCACCGGCAGTTCGCCGCGGCAATGGGCACACAATTCTGCGGGTCGATAATGTGGAAGCATTCGCCGAGCCGGTCGCGGTTGCACCGGGCAGCGGCGCTCTTGGCAGACAACGATATCCACGCGCTGGCGACCAGTGATGTCTTTTGGGACACCATCGTCGAAATCACCAGCATCGGCATACACGACGTATATGACGGGACTGTTGACGGCACGCACAACTTTGTGGCGAATGGGATCAACCTCCACAACAGTCTCGAGCAAGATGCCGACATGGTCATTCTGTTGAACCGTCCCGATGCCTTCGAGCGTGACGATCCGCGCGGGGGAGAAGCCGATTTCATTCTGGCCAAACACCGTAACGGGCCGACTAGGACGGTGACCGTGGCGCATCAGTTGCACTTGTCGCGGTTCGCCAACATGGCGCGGTAG
- a CDS encoding lysophospholipid acyltransferase family protein, giving the protein MALEEDRDEVEQLADALLAEVERGAEDGNSGLDKALAAFRRRAIDFVRRYNRLQIDYETETFDSPVLFVANHGFGGIFDLNVLATGAALEDLALDRPLSFLTHQLAWTLGVGPLVEQLGSRPASHESARQAFEEGHHVVVFPGGDLDAFKPFSDRNQVIFGGRSGFARLAIEQQVPIVPVVTAGAGESLLVLADGERLARVLRLDKLFRMKALPISLSLPWGLSVGGVGLLPYLPLPTKLRTRVLPATQARPGEDAELFATRIHTAMQDALTEMTKNRRPLIG; this is encoded by the coding sequence ATGGCGCTTGAGGAAGATCGCGACGAAGTCGAACAACTTGCAGATGCGCTGCTTGCGGAAGTCGAACGGGGCGCCGAGGACGGGAACTCCGGTTTAGATAAGGCCCTTGCTGCGTTCCGACGCCGGGCAATCGACTTTGTGCGACGCTACAACCGACTGCAGATCGACTATGAGACCGAGACATTTGACAGCCCAGTGCTTTTCGTCGCCAACCACGGATTCGGCGGGATCTTCGATCTCAATGTGCTGGCCACCGGTGCCGCGCTGGAGGACCTGGCGCTGGACCGACCGCTCAGCTTCCTCACCCATCAACTGGCATGGACTCTGGGTGTGGGGCCCCTGGTCGAACAACTCGGGTCCCGGCCGGCCAGCCACGAAAGTGCGCGCCAGGCGTTCGAAGAGGGCCACCACGTCGTTGTGTTCCCCGGCGGAGACCTCGACGCCTTCAAGCCGTTCTCCGACCGCAACCAGGTCATCTTCGGGGGGCGCAGCGGGTTCGCGAGACTGGCAATCGAACAGCAGGTGCCCATCGTCCCAGTCGTCACCGCGGGCGCCGGCGAATCGTTGCTCGTGCTCGCCGACGGTGAACGACTTGCACGCGTCTTGCGGCTGGACAAGCTGTTCCGGATGAAGGCGCTGCCGATCTCCCTCTCCCTGCCGTGGGGACTGAGCGTCGGCGGGGTGGGACTCCTCCCGTACTTGCCGCTTCCCACCAAACTGCGCACGCGGGTACTTCCGGCCACTCAGGCGCGGCCCGGTGAGGATGCCGAACTCTTCGCTACGCGAATCCACACCGCGATGCAGGATGCGCTGACCGAAATGACGAAGAACCGACGGCCCCTTATCGGTTGA
- a CDS encoding TspO/MBR family protein — protein MVDAANRQGVRNFLALGLSLLAVALTAAAGGLAANSAQQCGRLRQPSWAPPAWLFGPVWTTLYALMAVAAWLVWRSGPVGATRSALGAYAAQLALNAAWTPLFFGLGWRGIALIDIAILCAVLITTVVLFFRRSAVAGWLLVPYLLWTTFALCLNLAVWQLNR, from the coding sequence ATGGTCGATGCCGCCAATCGCCAGGGAGTCAGGAATTTCCTAGCGCTGGGTTTGTCGTTGCTCGCCGTCGCGCTCACCGCCGCGGCAGGTGGGCTCGCCGCCAATAGCGCTCAGCAGTGCGGCCGGCTGCGGCAACCGTCGTGGGCGCCACCTGCCTGGCTGTTCGGACCGGTATGGACCACCCTCTATGCGTTGATGGCAGTGGCGGCCTGGTTGGTGTGGCGCAGCGGACCCGTCGGCGCGACCCGGAGCGCGCTGGGCGCTTACGCCGCGCAGCTCGCCCTCAATGCGGCCTGGACCCCGTTGTTCTTCGGACTCGGCTGGCGGGGCATCGCGTTGATCGATATCGCAATTCTGTGTGCAGTGCTGATCACCACCGTCGTGCTGTTCTTTCGCCGTAGTGCCGTAGCCGGATGGCTGCTGGTGCCTTATCTCCTGTGGACCACGTTCGCACTCTGTCTGAATCTGGCCGTGTGGCAACTGAACAGGTGA
- a CDS encoding cytochrome P450, whose amino-acid sequence MTATVDPAEFFSDAAIQDPYPLYARLRADGGVHRVGDSDFYLVSSWPAITDVVTRPEVFSSNLTATMTFAPDKGVVPFPMEGVGGRTHILVTADDPVHAAHRKLMVGLFTAKRVQALQPLIVQVFESLWAATADGGTIEWMDGVANRLPMTIVADLIGVPEADADQLARWGYASTQLLDGLMSGDELAASMAAIGELSTYITSSLKQAAADPGDDLIGVLAKAQAAGDLDAFTAQLILVSLFSAGGESTASLLGTAVDILAGDSDLQQRLRDHPDLLGAFIEETLRLESPFRAHYRHVLSDTELAGTVLPKDSRVLLLWGAVNRDPEHFQAPDEFRLDRPNSKAHTSFGKGIHFCLGAPLARLEATTVLRMLLDRTEWFEAAEVGPWLPSVLARRREFLQLTFK is encoded by the coding sequence ATGACCGCCACCGTCGACCCCGCCGAGTTCTTCAGCGACGCGGCCATTCAGGATCCCTATCCGCTGTACGCGCGGTTGCGGGCCGATGGCGGCGTTCACCGCGTCGGAGATTCCGACTTCTACCTGGTCAGCAGTTGGCCGGCGATCACCGATGTGGTCACCCGGCCCGAGGTCTTCTCTTCGAATCTCACCGCCACGATGACGTTCGCCCCGGACAAAGGGGTCGTCCCCTTCCCGATGGAGGGCGTGGGCGGCCGAACGCACATTCTGGTCACCGCCGACGACCCGGTGCACGCCGCGCATCGCAAGTTGATGGTGGGCCTGTTCACCGCCAAACGGGTGCAGGCCCTGCAACCCTTGATCGTCCAGGTCTTCGAAAGTCTCTGGGCCGCAACGGCTGACGGCGGCACCATCGAGTGGATGGACGGCGTGGCCAACCGGCTGCCGATGACCATCGTCGCCGACCTGATCGGTGTCCCCGAAGCCGATGCCGACCAGCTCGCGCGGTGGGGTTATGCCAGCACTCAACTGCTCGACGGGCTGATGTCGGGCGACGAATTGGCCGCATCGATGGCCGCTATCGGCGAGCTGAGCACCTACATCACGTCGAGCCTGAAACAGGCCGCGGCCGACCCGGGTGACGACCTGATCGGTGTGCTGGCGAAGGCGCAAGCAGCCGGCGACCTGGACGCCTTCACCGCCCAACTCATCCTGGTCTCGCTGTTCAGCGCCGGCGGAGAGTCGACGGCATCGCTGCTGGGCACCGCGGTGGATATCCTCGCCGGCGATTCAGACCTGCAGCAGAGACTCCGCGACCACCCCGACCTGCTCGGGGCCTTCATCGAGGAGACCCTGCGACTCGAGTCCCCGTTCCGCGCGCACTACCGCCATGTCCTGAGCGACACGGAGTTGGCCGGTACCGTGTTGCCGAAGGACTCCCGGGTCCTGCTGCTGTGGGGCGCGGTCAACCGCGACCCCGAACATTTCCAGGCACCGGATGAATTCCGACTGGACCGCCCGAACAGCAAGGCGCATACCAGCTTTGGCAAGGGCATCCACTTCTGCCTGGGTGCTCCGCTGGCGCGGCTCGAGGCCACCACCGTGCTGCGGATGCTGCTGGACCGGACCGAGTGGTTCGAGGCGGCCGAGGTCGGTCCATGGCTGCCCAGCGTGCTCGCCCGTCGGCGAGAATTCCTGCAGTTGACCTTCAAGTGA